From Drosophila subpulchrella strain 33 F10 #4 breed RU33 unplaced genomic scaffold, RU_Dsub_v1.1 Primary Assembly Seq354, whole genome shotgun sequence, the proteins below share one genomic window:
- the LOC119559815 gene encoding uncharacterized protein LOC119559815 produces the protein MGLGMGLGLGQMGHGTTGTLTPHGVAVTATSPTAHSAPLGNICNTLPHAPSSSSGGGLSSSSMASNLPLNRNLVMLRNHLRKNTGGITGNGGPGCSSGVGVQLLQDQDDRLEDQ, from the coding sequence ATGGGTTTGGGTATGGGTCTGGGCCTTGGCCAAATGGGCCATGGCACTACAGGAACCCTGACGCCGCACGGAGTGGCCGTCACCGCCACctcgcccaccgcccactcgGCGCCGCTGGGAAACATCTGCAACACGCTGCCGCATGCACCGAGCTCCTCAAGTGGCGGCGGCCTGTCATCCTCATCCATGGCCAGCAATCTGCCGCTGAACCGGAACCTGGTGATGCTGCGCAATCATCTGCGAAAGAATACGGGTGGCATTACGGGAAACGGCGGCCCAGGATGCTCATCCGGTGTGGGAGTGCAGCTGCTGCAGGATCAGGACGACCGACTGGAGGATCAATAA